One genomic segment of Gossypium arboreum isolate Shixiya-1 chromosome 3, ASM2569848v2, whole genome shotgun sequence includes these proteins:
- the LOC108458840 gene encoding phosphatidate phosphatase PAH2-like isoform X1 → MYAVGRLGSYISRGVYSVSAPFHPFGGAVDIIVVEQPDGNFKSSPWYVRFGKFQGILKTREKVVTICVNGIEANFHMFLDHTGEAYFLREVDGDEEESEAVSFPFPSGYETDEPSSAYRRPLKSKSCNFGGDKLNSMDQIDVNNMKIVARTTSQQSEIFGHVFGLGSEKEDDYREDGGGVMRLESLERAEIAAGLLEMKWSTNIVSDSSNGNASPFSSTNDALDDKGFEEDTQVSDEQSQLQSSVNDKEENSIGHQILRGESDFCKTSSLSEGFMEEKSKIIANISGTIDGNSVGNSDLQCQYRLEACKDEQFDGEPADNGRNVNKETVSDRLQSFVPESSVRTLDGSSEQTHETLCLSDEGNGEVHVHAETLVRTTELVPEVNSHPMSSVLPSESSEDEQFVFSDLAEFKHDEPDCINKDHPSICTESEEVNGLCNVNSESLDSDKFVQESPAANMENSIEKSGIISDPISIFGNHGVVGEKDGLQVESLPIMQSPIAKLDSSNNNPVSHCLDSSSEAIRWKSIRKDDSNEIRSNADEEQQLAHESSSREESETSGKLKNIIHISAVEISFCKHLLYEGMGAEAARQAFDAEKLDNKKFSSLGATVVKNDRLVVRIDGCYFPWDAAAPILLGMVTFGSEKIIEPTGMIPIDRVEKSIEGGPSKAIVTQSRKWRLWPFSLKRSRSRKAAQPGAADTRDSDAGNAADDSVASDDDENFLTPKPVKKMIRAITPTSEQLASLNLKDGMNQITFTFSTAMLGKQQVDARIYLWHWNTHVVISDVDGTITKSDVLGQFMPLVGMDWSQTGVAHLFSAIKENGYQLLFLSARAISQAYLTRQFLANLKQDGKALPDGPIVISPDGLFPSLYREVIRRAPHEFKIACLEEIKALFPYDCNPFYAGFGNRDTDEISYLKVGIPRGKIFIINPKGEVVVNRRVDTKSYSSLHALVHGMFPPMASHEQEDYNSWNFWKLPPPGIDI, encoded by the exons ATGTACGCGGTGGGGAGACTAGGCAGCTATATCTCTCGCGGTGTATATTCTGTTTCAGCTCCATTTCATCCTTTTGGTGGTGCAGTAGATATAATAGTAGTGGAACAACCCGATGGGAACTTCAAATCATCCCCTTGGTATGTTCGATTTGGTAAATTTCAAGGGATTTTAAAGACAAGGGAGAAGGTGGTTACCATCTGTGTTAATGGCATCGAAGCCAATTTCCACATGTTTCTTGATCATACAGGGGAAGCATACTTTCTCAGGGAGGTTGATGGTGACGAAGAGGAATCTGAAGCTGTTTCATTTCCTTTTCCTTCAGGATATGAAACAGATGAACCTTCCTCTGCTTATAGGAGGCCACTGAAGTCCAAAAGTTGCAACTTCGGTGGTGATAAGTTGAATTCCATGGATCAAATTGATGTGAACAACATGAAAATTGTTGCCAGGACGACTTCCCAACAATCAGAGATATTTGGTCATGTTTTCGGACTGGGATCAGAAAAGGAGGATGATTACAGGGAGGATGGCGGTGGTGTAATGAGATTGGAATCATTGGAGCGTGCTGAGATTGCTGCTGGCCTGTTGGAGATGAAGTGGTCCACTAATATCGTCTCTGACAGTTCAAATGGCAATGCTTCTCCATTTTCTTCTACAAATGATGCACTGGATGATAAAGGGTTTGAAGAAGATACACAGGTTAGTGATGAACAAAGCCAACTTCAATCTTCTGTGAATGATAAGGAGGAAAATAGTATAGGTCACCAGATATTAAGAGGGGAATCTGACTTCTGCAAAACCTCTTCACTAAGTGAAGGTTTTATGGAAGAAAAATCCAAAATAATAGCCAATATTTCAGGAACCATAGATGGTAATAGTGTTGGGAACTCTGATTTGCAATGTCAATATAGGCTTGAAGCATGTAAGGACGAGCAGTTTGATGGAGAACCAGCTGATAATGGAAGGAATGTCAATAAGGAGACTGTTTCAGACAGGCTTCAGTCTTTTGTTCCAGAGAGCTCGGTTAGAACATTGGATGGTTCCAGTGAACAAACTCATGAAACACTGTGCCTTTCTGATGAAGGAAATGGGGAAGTTCACGTTCATGCTGAAACACTGGTAAGAACAACTGAGCTAGTACCAGAGGTGAACTCTCATCCAATGAGCAGTGTTCTACCATCAGAGAGTTCTGAAGATGAACAATTCGTTTTCAGCGACCTTGCAGAATTCAAACACGATGAGCCAGATTGCATAAATAAAGATCATCCTTCAATTTGTACCGAAAGTGAAGAAGTAAATGGTTTGTGTAATGTGAATAGTGAGTCATTAGATTCTGACAAGTTTGTTCAGGAGAGTCCAGCAGCTAATATGGAGAATTCCATAGAAAAGTCAGGGATTATCTCTGATCCTATTAGTATTTTTGGAAATCATGGAGTAGTTGGTGAAAAAGATGGGCTGCAAGTGGAATCACTTCCTATTATGCAGTCTCCTATTGCCAAGCTTGATTCAAGCAACAACAACCCTGTAAGCCATTGTTTAGACTCAAGTTCTGAAGCCATTAGGTGGAAATCGATCAGGAAGGATGATTCAAACGAGATAAGGTCCAATGCAGATGAGGAACAGCAATTGGCACATGAAAGCTCTAGTAGAGAGGAGAGTGAGACTTCGGGGAAGCTGAAAAATATTATTCACATTTCTGCTGTTG AGATATCTTTTTGCAAGCACTTGTTATATGAAGGGATGGGTGCTGAGGCAGCTCGTCAAGCTTTTGATGCTGAAAAACTGGATAACAAGAAATTTAGTTCTTTAGGTGCAACTGTTGTAAAGAATGATAGGCTTGTTGTTCGAATTGATGGCTGTTACTTTCCGTGGGATGCAGCAGCGCCTATTCTTTTAGGAATGGTTACATTTGGAAGTGAAAAAATAATTGAACCCACAGGCATGATACCTATTGACAGAGTGGAGAAATCCATTGAAGGGGGTCCATCAAAAGCCATAGTCACCCAGAGTAGAAAGTGGAGGCTTTGGCCTTTTTCTTTGAAAAGATCAAGATCTAGGAAGGCTGCACAGCCGGGTGCAGCAGATACCAGAGACTCAGATGCTGGGAATGCTGCTGATGATTCTGTTGCTAGTGATGATGATGAGAATTTTCTTACACCCAAGCCAGTGAAGAAGATGATCAGGGCAATCACCCCAACCTCTGAACAACTGGCATCATTGAATCTAAAAGATGGAATGAATCAGATAACCTTTACATTTTCGACCGCTATGTTAGGGAAACAGCAG GTTGATGCCAGAATCTATTTGTGGCACTGGAACACTCATGTAGTGATCTCAGATGTTGATGGGACAATTACAAA ATCAGATGTCCTAGGCCAGTTCATGCCGTTGGTTGGGATGGATTGGTCACAAACAGGTGTTGCACATTTATTTTCAGCTATTAAG GAAAATGGGTATCAGTTGCTTTTCCTCAGTGCACGTGCTATATCGCAGGCATATCTCACTAGACAATTTTTAGCCAATCTTAAGCAG GATGGTAAGGCATTACCTGATGGGCCGATTGTTATTTCTCCTGATGGCCTTTTTCCATCCCTGTATAGAGAAG TTATTAGAAGAGCTCCTCATGAGTTCAAGATTGCATGCTTAGAG GAAATAAAGGCGTTGTTTCCATATGATTGCAACCCGTTCTATGCTGGTTTTGGGAATAGAGACACCGATGAAATCAGCTATCTTAAGGTTGGAATCCCAAGAGGAAAAATCTTCATTATTAATCCAAAG GGTGAGGTTGTTGTGAACCGCCGTGTTGACACAAAATCTTATAGCTCTCTTCACGCTCTTGTGCATGGCATGTTTCCACCAATGGCTTCTCATGAGCAG GAGGATTATAATTCATGGAATTTCTGGAAACTGCCGCCTCCTGGAATTGATATATGA
- the LOC108458840 gene encoding phosphatidate phosphatase PAH2-like isoform X2 — translation MYAVGRLGSYISRGVYSVSAPFHPFGGAVDIIVVEQPDGNFKSSPWYVRFGKFQGILKTREKVVTICVNGIEANFHMFLDHTGEAYFLREVDGDEEESEAVSFPFPSGYETDEPSSAYRRPLKSKSCNFGGDKLNSMDQIDVNNMKIVARTTSQQSEIFGHVFGLGSEKEDDYREDGGGVMRLESLERAEIAAGLLEMKWSTNIVSDSSNGNASPFSSTNDALDDKGFEEDTQVSDEQSQLQSSVNDKEENSIGHQILRGESDFCKTSSLSEGFMEEKSKIIANISGTIDGNSVGNSDLQCQYRLEACKDEQFDGEPADNGRNVNKETVSDRLQSFVPESSVRTLDGSSEQTHETLCLSDEGNGEVHVHAETLVRTTELVPEVNSHPMSSVLPSESSEDEQFVFSDLAEFKHDEPDCINKDHPSICTESEEVNGLCNVNSESLDSDKFVQESPAANMENSIEKSGIISDPISIFGNHGVVGEKDGLQVESLPIMQSPIAKLDSSNNNPVSHCLDSSSEAIRWKSIRKDDSNEIRSNADEEQQLAHESSSREESETSGKLKNIIHISAVEISFCKHLLYEGMGAEAARQAFDAEKLDNKKFSSLGATVVKNDRLVVRIDGCYFPWDAAAPILLGMVTFGSEKIIEPTGMIPIDRVEKSIEGGPSKAIVTQSRKWRLWPFSLKRSRSRKAAQPGAADTRDSDAGNAADDSVASDDDENFLTPKPVKKMIRAITPTSEQLASLNLKDGMNQITFTFSTAMLGKQQVDARIYLWHWNTHVVISDVDGTITKSDVLGQFMPLVGMDWSQTGVAHLFSAIKENGYQLLFLSARAISQAYLTRQFLANLKQDGKALPDGPIVISPDGLFPSLYREGNKGVVSI, via the exons ATGTACGCGGTGGGGAGACTAGGCAGCTATATCTCTCGCGGTGTATATTCTGTTTCAGCTCCATTTCATCCTTTTGGTGGTGCAGTAGATATAATAGTAGTGGAACAACCCGATGGGAACTTCAAATCATCCCCTTGGTATGTTCGATTTGGTAAATTTCAAGGGATTTTAAAGACAAGGGAGAAGGTGGTTACCATCTGTGTTAATGGCATCGAAGCCAATTTCCACATGTTTCTTGATCATACAGGGGAAGCATACTTTCTCAGGGAGGTTGATGGTGACGAAGAGGAATCTGAAGCTGTTTCATTTCCTTTTCCTTCAGGATATGAAACAGATGAACCTTCCTCTGCTTATAGGAGGCCACTGAAGTCCAAAAGTTGCAACTTCGGTGGTGATAAGTTGAATTCCATGGATCAAATTGATGTGAACAACATGAAAATTGTTGCCAGGACGACTTCCCAACAATCAGAGATATTTGGTCATGTTTTCGGACTGGGATCAGAAAAGGAGGATGATTACAGGGAGGATGGCGGTGGTGTAATGAGATTGGAATCATTGGAGCGTGCTGAGATTGCTGCTGGCCTGTTGGAGATGAAGTGGTCCACTAATATCGTCTCTGACAGTTCAAATGGCAATGCTTCTCCATTTTCTTCTACAAATGATGCACTGGATGATAAAGGGTTTGAAGAAGATACACAGGTTAGTGATGAACAAAGCCAACTTCAATCTTCTGTGAATGATAAGGAGGAAAATAGTATAGGTCACCAGATATTAAGAGGGGAATCTGACTTCTGCAAAACCTCTTCACTAAGTGAAGGTTTTATGGAAGAAAAATCCAAAATAATAGCCAATATTTCAGGAACCATAGATGGTAATAGTGTTGGGAACTCTGATTTGCAATGTCAATATAGGCTTGAAGCATGTAAGGACGAGCAGTTTGATGGAGAACCAGCTGATAATGGAAGGAATGTCAATAAGGAGACTGTTTCAGACAGGCTTCAGTCTTTTGTTCCAGAGAGCTCGGTTAGAACATTGGATGGTTCCAGTGAACAAACTCATGAAACACTGTGCCTTTCTGATGAAGGAAATGGGGAAGTTCACGTTCATGCTGAAACACTGGTAAGAACAACTGAGCTAGTACCAGAGGTGAACTCTCATCCAATGAGCAGTGTTCTACCATCAGAGAGTTCTGAAGATGAACAATTCGTTTTCAGCGACCTTGCAGAATTCAAACACGATGAGCCAGATTGCATAAATAAAGATCATCCTTCAATTTGTACCGAAAGTGAAGAAGTAAATGGTTTGTGTAATGTGAATAGTGAGTCATTAGATTCTGACAAGTTTGTTCAGGAGAGTCCAGCAGCTAATATGGAGAATTCCATAGAAAAGTCAGGGATTATCTCTGATCCTATTAGTATTTTTGGAAATCATGGAGTAGTTGGTGAAAAAGATGGGCTGCAAGTGGAATCACTTCCTATTATGCAGTCTCCTATTGCCAAGCTTGATTCAAGCAACAACAACCCTGTAAGCCATTGTTTAGACTCAAGTTCTGAAGCCATTAGGTGGAAATCGATCAGGAAGGATGATTCAAACGAGATAAGGTCCAATGCAGATGAGGAACAGCAATTGGCACATGAAAGCTCTAGTAGAGAGGAGAGTGAGACTTCGGGGAAGCTGAAAAATATTATTCACATTTCTGCTGTTG AGATATCTTTTTGCAAGCACTTGTTATATGAAGGGATGGGTGCTGAGGCAGCTCGTCAAGCTTTTGATGCTGAAAAACTGGATAACAAGAAATTTAGTTCTTTAGGTGCAACTGTTGTAAAGAATGATAGGCTTGTTGTTCGAATTGATGGCTGTTACTTTCCGTGGGATGCAGCAGCGCCTATTCTTTTAGGAATGGTTACATTTGGAAGTGAAAAAATAATTGAACCCACAGGCATGATACCTATTGACAGAGTGGAGAAATCCATTGAAGGGGGTCCATCAAAAGCCATAGTCACCCAGAGTAGAAAGTGGAGGCTTTGGCCTTTTTCTTTGAAAAGATCAAGATCTAGGAAGGCTGCACAGCCGGGTGCAGCAGATACCAGAGACTCAGATGCTGGGAATGCTGCTGATGATTCTGTTGCTAGTGATGATGATGAGAATTTTCTTACACCCAAGCCAGTGAAGAAGATGATCAGGGCAATCACCCCAACCTCTGAACAACTGGCATCATTGAATCTAAAAGATGGAATGAATCAGATAACCTTTACATTTTCGACCGCTATGTTAGGGAAACAGCAG GTTGATGCCAGAATCTATTTGTGGCACTGGAACACTCATGTAGTGATCTCAGATGTTGATGGGACAATTACAAA ATCAGATGTCCTAGGCCAGTTCATGCCGTTGGTTGGGATGGATTGGTCACAAACAGGTGTTGCACATTTATTTTCAGCTATTAAG GAAAATGGGTATCAGTTGCTTTTCCTCAGTGCACGTGCTATATCGCAGGCATATCTCACTAGACAATTTTTAGCCAATCTTAAGCAG GATGGTAAGGCATTACCTGATGGGCCGATTGTTATTTCTCCTGATGGCCTTTTTCCATCCCTGTATAGAGAAG GAAATAAAGGCGTTGTTTCCATATGA
- the LOC128290368 gene encoding polcalcin Phl p 7-like, producing the protein MAIKTRSYSVDGKHEMTVDEFKRWLKKFDEDKDGKISKDELADAIRVSGGWFAGRKSKYGIRSAYANATGFVDDNEIKKKPCRV; encoded by the coding sequence ATGGCCATTAAGACTCGAAGCTATTCTGTCGATGGCAAGCACGAGATGACGGTTGATGAGTTCAAGAGATGGTTAAAGAAATTTGACGAAGATAAAGATGGAAAGATAAGCAAAGATGAGCTTGCTGATGCTATACGAGTCTCGGGTGGATGGTTTGCTGGGAGGAAGAGCAAATACGGCATACGATCTGCGTATGCCAATGCCACAGGCTTTGTTGATGACAACgagataaaaaaaaaaccttgcaGAGTTTGA